In Sulfitobacter sp. LCG007, the sequence TCGGCGTACGTCGCAAGGGGTTACGCTGATCACACAGACGATGATCGACCGACTGGAGACCTGACCGCACATGAACCTGCTCTTCGTCGCATCGGAATGCGCGCCATTCGTCAAGACCGGCGGGCTTGCCGACGTGATCGGGTCGGTGCCCAAGGCGCTGGCCGCCGATGGTGTGAACGTCAAGGTGATGCTGCCCGGGTATCCCGCGCTCGCCATGCATCTTGCGAGCGGCGAAGAGGTCGCGGCCTTCGGGGACCTCTTCGGGGGCCCCGCGCGCATCGTGGCGGTCAAATCGGCGGGACTGGACCTGCTGCTTCTCGACGCGCCGCACCTCTTCGACCGGCCGGGCAACATCTATCTCGATCAGAACGGCAGGGACTGGCACGACAACCATCTGCGCTTCGGAGGGCTCTGCCATGCCGCCGCGCATGTCGCCCAGCAGGGTGTCGCGGGCTGGCGGCCCGACCTCGTGAACGCGCACGACTGGCAGGCCGGCCTCGTTCCGGCATATCTGCGCCAGACCGGCGCGCCGACCCCGCCGGTGGTCATGACGATCCACAATGTCGCCTTTCAGGGCATCTTTCCGCAGGATGTCCTCGAGGTGCTGCGCCTTGATCGCAGGCTCTTCACCCCGGACGGGCTGGAATACTATGGCCAGCTCGGTTTCCTGAAGGCGGGGCTTGCCCTGTCGGATGCGATCACGACCGTCAGCCCATCCTACGCGCGTGAGCTGCTGACACCGGAGTTCGGGATGGGGCTGGAAGGCCTGCTCCAGGCGCGGCAGGGCGATCTGACCGGCATCCTGAACGGCATCGACACCGAGGTCTGGAACCCGGAGAACGATCCGCACCTCACCAGCCACTACGGAGGCCGCGCGCTCAGGGGCAAGGCGGCGAACAAGGCCGAGGCGCAGCGGCGTTTCAACCTCGACAAGGGCGCAACCGGGCCGCTTTTCTGCGTCGTGAGCCGACTGACCAGCCAGAAGGGACTGGACCTGCTGATCGAATGCCTGCCCGACCTCGTGAGTCACGATGCCCAGCTCGCCGTGCTGGGCACAGGTGAAGCCTGGCTGCAGGACGCCTTCAAGGTCGCAGCCGCGCAATTTCCGGGCCGGGTCGCCATCGAGATCGGCTATGACGAGCCGCTTTCGCATCTGTTGCAGGCGGGCTGCGACGCGATCCTGATCCCATCGCGCTTCGAGCCCTGCGGCCTGACCCAGCTTTACGCGCTGCGCTACGGCACGATCCCGGTGGTCGCGCGCACCGGCGGGCTTGCGGACACCGTGATCGACGCCAACGAAGCGGCCCTGCTCGCCCAATGCGCGACCGGAATCCTGTTCGATCCCGTGACCGCGCCCCGGCTGCGTCAGGCCATCGCGCAGGCCTGCACGCTTTTCGGAAACCGCGATATCTGGACCGGAATGATGCGCCGGGCCATGCGGCACCCGGTGGGCTGGGATCTCTCGGCGGCGGCCTACATGGCCGTATACCGAACACTCGTGCCATCGGCCTGACAGGTAGCATCGATGAGCAAATTCAAGCTGAGCAGCGGAACGCCCAACACCCTCGGCGCCGTCCATGACGCGGATGGCGTGAATTTCGCGGTATTCTCCGAACACGCGACGAAAGTAGAACTCTGCCTCTTCTCGCAAGACGGGCGAAAAGAGACGGACCGGATCGCATTGCCCGACCGGAGCGGGCCGGTCTGGCACGGCTACCTCGAGGGATTGCCCAAGGGGACCGTCTATGGCTACCGGGCACATGGCACCTACGCGCCGGAGCAGGGCCACCGGTTCAATCCGAACAAGCTGCTGCTGGACCCCTATACCCGCGAGCTGCGCGGAAACTGGGCGCATGACGACGCTGTGCTGGGCTACGATCCTGAGCATTCGACCCGTGACCTGTCCTTCGACACCCGCGACAGCGCTCCGCATGTGGCGAAATCCGTCGTCTCGGACCTCTCGCTGTTCGGCGCCTTCCGCAGCGGTGCGCACCGGCACGACCTGCGCGACCTGATCTACGAAGCCCATCCCAAGGGGCTGACGATGACCAATCCGGGGGTGCCGGACGTGCTGCGCGGCACCTATGACGGGATCGCCTCCGACGCGATCATCGAGCATCTGCACCGCTTGGGCGTCGGCGCGATCGAGCTGCTGCCGGTCCATGCCTTCGTCGACGATGCCTTTCTGGTCGAACAGGGGCTGCGGAACTACTGGGGTTACAACTCGATCGGATTCTTCGCGCCGGAGCCGCGCTATTTCGGGCCGAGCGGCTGGCTCGGGTTCCGCACCATGGTCGACCGCTTCCACGATGCGGGCATCGAGGTCATCCTCGACGTGGTCTATAACCACACGGCCGAGGGCGACCAGTACGGCCCGACCCTGTGCTATCGCGGCCTCGACAACGCCTCGTATTATCGGCTGATCAACGGACAGCCGCGCTATTACGTGAACGATACCGGCACGGGCAACACGCTCAACGTCGCGCATCCCTACGTCCTGCGCATGGTGCTCGATTCGCTGCGTTTCTGGGTCGAATGCATGGGAATAGACGGTTTCCGCTTCGATCTCGCCACGACCCTGGGGCGCGAGGATTACGGGTTCGACGCGCGCGGCGGTTTCTTCGACGCGCTCCGGCAGGATCCGGTGCTGTCCAAGGTGCGCCTGATCGCCGAACCCTGGGACATCGGACCGGGCGGCTACCGGGTGGGCGATTTCCCGCACGAATTCCTCGAGTGGAACGACACGTTCCGCGACACCGTACGGCGCTACTGGCGCAACGACGATCACTCCGCGCAGGAACTGGGCGCGCGGCTGCTGGGGTCGGCCGACAAGTTCGACCGGATGGGGCGGCGCTCATGGTCGTCCGTCAACTACATCGCCGCCCATGACGGCTTCACCGCCGCCGACATCGTGCGCTACAACGACCGGCACAATCAGGCCAACGGTGAAAACAACCAGGACGGCCACAACGCGAACTACAGCGACAACTGCGGTGTCGAGGGCGAAACGGACGATCCCGCGATCAATGCGCGCAGGGCCAGGCGGCAACGCAACATGCTGGCGACGCTGTTTCTGTCACAAGGCACGCCGATGTTGCTGGCGGGTGATGAATTCGGCAATTCGCAACAGGGCAACAACAACGCATACTCGCAGGATAACGAGACCGGCTGGGTGAATTGGGACAACATGGATGAGGAACTGCTCGCGTTCGCGCAACGTCTCGCGGCCTTCCGGGTGGCTCATCCGGTGCTGCGGCAAAGCCGCTTCCTGCACGGGGCGGCCCGCGCCGAGGACGGGTTGCCGGACGTCGAGTGGACCGATTTCTCGGGCGGGCCGGTGCATTGGCGGGACCAGGGGCTGTCGAACTTCTGTCTCATCCTGCGCTGTTCGGCCGAAGCGCCCGAATACGACTGCAACGACGACGCCGTCTTCATCGCCTTCAACCGCGGGGAAAAGCTGCTTTCGGTGATACTGCCCGAAGCGCCGGCCGGCCGGCGCTGGGTCCGCGAGATCGACACGTCGCTCCAGCAGTTCCGCGAACTGCCGGACGGCGAACGCCAGAAGGCGAGCGTCGCCCGGCGTTCGGTCGTGGCATTCGTGCTAAGCCCCGCGCAGGAGGAAGCCGCATGAACAGTTCCGACGCCCTTGACGCGCTGGCCGCGTTCTACGGCATCAACCCGCGTTTCTTCGACCTGTCCGGCGCCGAGCATGCGACATCGCCAGAGACCAAGCGCGCCCTGCTGAGGGCGAACGGCGTCGATGTATCGAGCGAGGCGTCGGTTTCCGAGGCGCTGGCCGCCGAGACCGCCCGGCGCGCGGACCGCTGGTTCCCCGAAGAGATCGTCATCGAATCCGAAAGCGAGGCCACGCTGGGATTCGGTCTGGGGGCCGAGTGGACCCTCACCGAGACGGGCGCCGACGAGCCGGCCGCCGAGGGCCGCGCCGACGCAGCCATCGTGCTTCCCGCCGTGCCCTCGGGGATCTACGAACTCGAGGCCCGTGCCGGTGGCCGGGTCGAGCATGTGACCGTCCTTGCCGCTCCGAAGCGTCTGCCCTCCGTTCAGGGTCTAACGGGTTGCCGGCGGCTATGGGGTATCAGCCTCGCACTTTACGGACTCCAGTCGGATCGCAATGCAGGCATGGGCGATTTCGCGGATCTGGCGCTGGCAGCCGAGACCTTCGGGCGGCTTGGGGCGGGATTCGTCGGGGTCAATCCCGTGCACAGCATGGGCTATCTCGAATTCGATACGGCAAGCCCCTATTCGCCCTCTCACCGCGGCTTCTTCAATACCGCCTACATCGCGCCAGACCGGCTGCCCGGCCTCGAGAATTCCGAGGCGGCGCAGGCGGCACTTGCCGAATATCAGGAAAGTTTCGCGCGCTACCGCTCCAGTGAAACCGTTCCGCACGGTCCGCTCAAGCGGGCGCAGCAGAAGGCGCTCGAGGCACTGTTCGGCATCTTTCGGGAAAAGACCGGCGGACGCGCCGCGCAGGATTTCGAGGTTTTCCGCGACCTCGCGTCGCCCGAAATAATGCGTTTCGCCAGATACGAGGCGCTGAGCGAAGACCACGGCGCAGACTGGCGCACATGGCCGCGCGAGATTGATACCGCTGACGCGGACCCCGAGCGGGTCGACTATCATCTCTGGCTGCAATGGGCGGCAGAGAGGCAATTGCAGCGCGCGCAGACCGGTGCGCTCGACGCTGGAATGCCGCTCGGTCTTTACCTTGATCTCGCCGTCGGGCCGCGGCGGGATGGCGCCGAAGCCTGGTGCGAACAGGCAAGCATTGCCGAAGGGGTTTCCGTCGGTGCACCGCCGGATCACCTCAATCCCGAGGGCCAGCGCTGGAACCTCGCTGCCTTCGCGCCCGCCCTGCTGCGCAAGCACAAATACGCCCCGTTCCGCCAGATCCTCGCAGCGACCATGCGCCATGCCGGTGTCGTGCGCATCGACCACGTCCTGGGGCTTTATCGCAGCTTCTGGATCCCGGATGACGGTAGCCCGGGCGCCTATATCAGCCAGCATTTCGAGTCGCTCATCGCGGTCATCAAGATCGAGGCCGAGCGCAATGGCACCGCTGTCATCGGCGAGGACCTCGGGCTTGTGCCCGACGGTTTCCGTGACACGATGCGGGACCACGGGTTCTACGGCTATTCCGTGCTTCAGTACGAAAAGGCCGGGGACGGACGCTTTCGGGATCCCGACAGCATGTCGCCGCAGGTCCTGTCCTGTTTCAGCACCCATGACACACCGACGCTGCGCGGCTATGCTCGGGGTCGCGACATCGACTGGTGGCAGAAGCTCGGTTGGGTCGAGGCAGGTGTGGCGGATGACGCCCGCGACCGGCGGCGCGAAGATATCGAGATGCTCAAGGAAATGGGGGGCGACGCGCCCTGCGGCGTGGTCGATCCGCAAGACGATGCCGACCGCTTGCAAAACGCGGTCCAGAGCACGCTTGCGCGCTCTCCCGCCGCGATGGTTTGCATTCAGCTTGACGATGTGCTCGGCTCGGTAGAGGCGCAGAACCTGCCCGGCACCGTCGAGCAGCACCCGAACTGGCAGCGCCGGCATGGCGTCCCGGTAGACCAGCTTGCCGATCATCAGGGGCTCGCCTCGCTGGCCGCCTGCATGGAGCGCAATGGCCGGTCTGCCAACCCGCCTTCGACGAGGAACGATGAAGATGACCCATGACAGCGCGACCCATGGCAGCGTGACGACCACGCCGATCGAGGGACAGAAGCCCGGTACCTCCGGATTGCGCAAGAAGACCCGCGTCTTCATGCAAGAGCATTACCTCGAGAATTTCGTGCAGGCGATATTCGAGGCCATCGGCGGCGGATCCGGCAAGACCTTCGTGCTGGGGGGCGACGGGCGCTACTTCAATGCACAGGCGATACAGACCATCCTCAAGATGGCTGCGGCAAATGGCGTGGCCAGGGTCATCGTGGGGCAGAATGGGATCCTTTCGACCCCCGCTGCCTCGCATCTGATCCGGCTCAACGGGACGGATGGCGGGTTCATCCTGTCGGCGAGCCATAACCCGGGCGGCATCGACGAGGATTTCGGGGTCAAGTTCAACGCCGCCAACGGCGGCCCCGCGCCGGAGGGGCTGACGGCGAAGATGTTCGAGGCGACAACCACCCTGAGCGAATATCGTATCGCGCGCTTCGATGACGTTGACCTCGGCACGGTCGGCACCACGCGGCAGGACGGCATGACCATCGAGGTGGTCGACCCGGTCGAGGCCTATGCGGCGCTGATGGAGACGCTTTTCGATTTCGATGCCATCCGGACGCTCTTTGCGGGGGGCTTCACCATGTGCTTCGATGCGATGCATGCAGTGACCGGACCCTATGCGAGGGTGATCCTCGAAGACCGGCTCGGCGCCCCGTCTGGGACGGTCGTCAATGGCGAGCCGAGCGAGGATTTCGGCGGCGGGCATCCCGATCCGAACCCGATCTGGGCCAGGCCGCTGATGGATCTGATGATGTCCGAGGACGCCCCCGATCTCGGCGCGGCCTCGGACGGCGACGGTGACCGCAACATGATCGTGGGGCGACAGGCCTATGTAACGCCGTCGGACAGCCTTGCGCTGCTGGCCGCGAACGCCACGCTGGCGCCGGGCTACAAGGACGGGCTTGCCGGTGTCGCACGCTCGATGCCGACCTCCGGGGCGGCGGACCGGGTGGCCGAGAAGCTTGGCATCGACTGTTACGAGACGCCCACAGGCTGGAAATTCTTCGGCAACCTGCTGGACGCCGGGAAGGCCACGCTTTGCGGCGAGGAAAGCGCGGGCACGGGCTCGGACCACGTGCGCGAGAAGGACGGGCTTTGGGCCGTGCTGCTCTGGCTGAACATCCTTGCCGCGCGCGGACAGTCGGTGAAGGAGATCGTCGAGGACCACTGGCAGACCTACGGGCGGAACTACTACACGCGCCACGATTTCGAGGCCGTTCCGACTGCAGAGGCGAATGCGCTGATGGAGGGTATCGTCGCGCGGCTGGGCGAGCTGGTCGGCCAGCGCTTTGCGGGTCTCGAGGTTACCGGCGCTGACGAGTTTTCCTATACCGACCCGGTAGACGGGTCGGTAAGCGATCACCAGGGCCTGCGGATCTGGTTCGAGGGAGGGGGGCGTGCGGTGCTCCGGCTTTCGGGGACGGGAACCGAGGGCGCGACGATCCGGCTTTATCTCGAACGCTACCGCGCACCCGAAGAGGGAACGACGGAGCCGGCTGCCGAGGTGCTCGAACCGATCCGCCAGGCGGCTCTGGCACTCGCCGGGTTTCAGGCGCATATCGGGCGCATCGACCCGGACGTCATCACCTGACGCGCGCCCGGGCAGAGCAAAGGGCAGGGACCATGAACAGATCCGAGGTCAACGAGATCATCAGGGCGGGCGATGCCTTCATGCGCAAGCACGGTTTCGCCCTGCCGCCCTTCGCCTACTGGTCGCCCGAGCGCATCCGCAGCGGCGAGGCGGACACCATCCGCGAGCGCGGTCTCGGCTGGGACATAACCGACTACGGGCAGGGGACCTTCGACGAGTTGGGCCTCTTCCTCTTCACCACGCGCAACGGGGTCTATGCCGATCTGAACGCGGGGCGGGGCATGGTCTATGCCGAGAAGATCATGATCACCCGCGACCGGCAGTTGTCCCCCATGCACCGCCACATCGTCAAGACCGAGGACATCATCAACCGTGGCGGCGGAACGCTGGTGATCGAGCTCTTCAACTCCGCCCCGGATGGCAGCGTCGACCGTGACGCCGAAATCACCGTGACCTGCGACGGCACTCCTGTGACGGTTCAGGCGGGCGGGCATCTGCGGCTCGAGCCTGGCGCCAGCGTTACACTTGTTCCCGGCGACTGGCATGCCTTCTGGGCCGAAGGCGGCGATTGCCTCATCGGAGAGGTCTCGACAGTGAACGACGACCGGACAGACAACATCTTCGAGATGAAGATCGGACGGTTTTCCGAGATCAGCGAAGACGAAGCGCCGCTGCACCTGCTGGTGTCGGACTACTAGGCAATCCCGTCACGCTTTGGGGAGCCTCTCAGGCCCTGCGCCCCTCGAAGCGGGTCACGGTGATCCCCGCTTCTTCGAGCGCCCGGCGCACGCCGGTGGCGATCTCGACGGCCTCGGGCGTGTCGCCATGCAGGCAGATCGTGTCGATGCCGGTCTCTATCCGCTTGCCGCTTTCCGAGATGATCGCGCCCGCTTGCACCATCTCGACCATGCGCGCGGCGGCGCGCGTTGCATCATGGATCACCGCGCCCGGAAGTTTGCGGTCAACCAGCGTCGCGTCGTCATTATAGGCCCGGTCGGCGAAGATCTCGGCCGCGAAAGGACAGCCGAGCGCGCGCGCGGCCGCCTCCTGCGCAGTTGCGGCGAGGACGACCACCACCAGATCGGGGGCGACGGACAGCGCGGCCTCGTAGAGATCGCGGGCAAGCGCCTCGTCCTCGGCGGCCATGTTGGCCAGCGCGCCGTGCAGCTTCAGATGCCTTGCGGTTGCCCCCTGCGACCGGGCCATGCCCGCCAGGGCGGCGACCTGATAGCGGACCTGGTTCTGAAGGCTCGCGCGCGGCACCGACATCCGGTTGCGCCCGAAGCCGTGGAGATCGGCGAAACCCGGATGGGCACCGATGCCGACACCGTTCTCTTTGGCCAATGCCAGGGTCGCGGCCATCACATCCGGATCACCGGCATGTCCGCCGCAGGCGATGCTGGCGGATGTCACGATCTTCAGCAGGGCTGCATCGTCGCCCATCTTCCAGGCGCCGAAGCTTTCGCCCATGTCGGCATTCAGGTCCACGCTGGGCATTTGCGCCTCCTTCCGTCGCGAGTTCTGTCGGCACCGGCTGAAACCGGGCCGCTTGGCCGTTGGTATCCCGGGATCGCGGCGATGTCATGGGGTGCGTGGGACCGCGCCGTGACGTGCCGGGTCCGTCATTCCCGCTCATACCGCCGCGAGGCAATCGCGCAGCCATCCATCCTGGAACGCCACCCGGCTCACCCCTGCCAATCGGATCAGGCGATGCAGTTCGGCCTCGAAGGCCTGCTGCCGACCCTTGCCCCAGCGCACGCGCGGTTCCGGCCAGAGCGCCCGCACCACAAGCGTGTCCCGGTCGCGAAACGCCTTCATGTCGACGCGTCCGACGATGCTGTCGCCCTCGAGGATCGGAAAGACATAGTAGCCATAGCGCCGCTTCGCCTCGGGCACGAAGATCTCGATCCGGTAGTCGAAGCCGAACAGCCGCAGGGCGCGCCTGCGGTCGCGCAGGGCCGGATCGAAGGGGCTCAGCACCCGCAGGCGCGGTGTCACCGGTCCGCAAATGGCGGGATCATCCGCCAGACCGGGCCGGGCATAGGCCGCGCGCACCACGCCGTCCGCACCCTCGATCCCGACGGTCTCGAGACGACCGGCGGCAAGTTCCACCGCGCACCAGTCCTTCGCCTCCTCGACGCTCACATGGCCCCAGAAGGCCGCGATCTCGCCGTGGCTGGCAAAGCCAAGCCGGTCGAGCGCGCCGGAACAGCACCAGTCGATCGTCTCGGCTTCATCCGGCATCCTGGCGGGATCGCAAAGCGCCTCTTCCAGCACCCTCTCGGTCAGGTCATAGCGCTTGCGGAAATTGTCCCGCCCGACCACGCAGAGCGCCCCGCTGCGCCAGAGATATTCCAGCGCCGTCTTGGACGGGTGCCATTCCCACCAGCCGCCCCCGTTGCTGCGTTCTTCGCCCTCGCCGAAATCCGAAGACGAGACCGGTCCGTTTACCCGGATATGCTCCAGCACATGATCGAAGCGGTGTTCGAAGTCGTGCTGCTGCCAGTCACGGTAGCGCTGCCTGAGCGCCGCAGCGTCCCGGCAGCGCCGCAGGTGCCACCAGGGATAGTAGGACAGCGGGATGACCGAGGCATCGTGGGTCCAGTGCTCGAACAGCGCGCGGTCGCGTTCGTGCAATCTCTGCAGCGACCTGGGGCGATAGCTCGGCCGGCGCGAGAAGAGGATAAGGTCATGGGCGCGGGCGACGGTGTTGATGCTGTCGATCTGCACAAAGCCCAGCCGTTCGATCAGCGCCAGAAGGTCGGCACCCTTCGAGGGACCCTGCGGCACCTCAGCCAGCGCGTGGCGGTCCAGAAAGAGCCGGCGGGCTTGCGAATTGCCGAGCTTCAGCAGGCTCATCCGCGGCGGTATCGGCGCAGCGTGTCCCCGTAGGTGATGGTGGGGGTCATGGTGACGAGCACGGGTTCGGGCGGCGCAGCGCTTTCAGGCTGGCTGCTGCGCTCCAGGATGACCTTCGCCGCCGCTTCGCCGATCTCGCGGCGGCAGGCGTCCATGGTCGCCAGCTTGCGCGGAAGCCCCTGAAGCAGCTCAACCCCGTTGAAACCCGCAAGCCCGATCCGCCCCGGCACGTCGATGCCCTGTTCGAGCAGGTACAAGAGCCCGCCGGCGCCGATCATGTCATTGGAGTAATACAGGAAATCCAGATCCGGATTGCGGTCCAGCATGGCTTTCGTCATCTCCCGGCCCTTTGCCAGCGCAGAGCCGCCGGAATAGAAATCCCGCTCTTCTATCTCGACGCCCTCCGCGGCGAGCCCGTGCGTCAGCCCCTCAAAGCGTTTCCGGGCCCGGTGATCGAGAGGCATCTTGGTGCCCATGAAGCCGATGCGGGAATAGCCTTCCTTGAGGATCGCCTTCGCCATCTCTCGCCCTGCGCGCCGATGCGATATGCCCACCATGGAATCGACCGGCTTGCCGTCCGTGTCCATGATCTCGACCACGGGAATGCCCGCGTTCTGAAGCATCGCCCGGCTGGCGTCCGACCGCTCGATCCCCGCGATGATGACACCCGAGGGCCGCCACGAGAGCATCTCGTAGAGAACCTGTTCTTCCTTCTCCGGAAGATAGTCCGTCACCCCCACGACCGGCTGCAGGGGCGTGTTCTCGAAGACACTGTTGATCCCGTTGAATACTTCCGGGAAGACCATGTTCGACAGCGACGGGATGATCACGGCGACGAGGTTCACCCGTTGCGACGCCAGCGATCCGGCGATCTGGTTCGGAACGTACCCCAGCGTCTTGGCGGTCTGCAGCACCTTCTCGCGCGTCGCCTTCGAGACATCGCCGCTGTTGCGCAACACCCGGCTCACGGTCATCTCCGACACCCCGCAGGCCTCGGAGACGTCGCGCAGGGTCAGGGGGCGCTTGCTTGGTCTTGTCACTGTCAGGGTCCGTCTTTGGCTTGACCGGACGTTAACCGTGCGAGGTGGTGCCCGCAAGCAGGCGATGACGGCGTGATAAGCCCATGACAAGGCCTGCCGGGTCCGCTAAACGGACAACGGCGGCCCTGTGGCTCAACAGGATAGAGCAGCCCCCTCCTAAGGGGCAGGTTGCAGGTTCGAATCCTGCCAGGGTCACCAAATATCCATTTGTTGTTGTTGTTCGACATCCAAAGGCCGTCTTTTCGACAAAAGACGGGTTTTGAACGACCAACGCGTTCTGCTGGCGATCTGGCTGCCCTTGCCGGGATACTGCGGTCACATGGGACGTGCGGGATCAGCCCTGGCCAAGACCTACCGCCTTTTGCAGTACCGGTTCGGCCTCCTGGCGTAGGTAAAGGGGACCGAAGTCCACTCCACCAGGCGAGAACGGTTTAACGCCGGCGGCGCGCAGCCGGGCGGTGCAGGTCTGGCGATGGAGGCCGAATTCACTCTGCATGGTCGCGGGGGTCAGGAAGCGGCGGTGGAATTTGGCTTCATCGTCCTCAGAGGGGACTGTTGCGTTAGCTCTTGTTGTCAGCCAGGTTTTGGCTTTTGAGGTTGAGCATGCCGCGCACATCGCCGTTCAAACACCACCGCTTTCCCCGCGAGATCATTCTCTGTGCTGTCCGGTGGTATCTGCGATACCCGCTGTCTTATCAGGATGTGGCCGATCTTCTGGCAGAACGCGACATCACGGTTGATCGATCTACGGTGTATCGTTGGGTCCAGAAGTTCGGCCCAGAATTGACCAAGCGCTCCGAGAAGCATCTGCGGCGCGCGAGCGTCGACCGGCATGTCGATGAAACCTATATCCGCGTCGGCGGAAAGTGGCGCTACCTCTGGCGCGCGATTGATGCAAATGGCCAGATGGTCGATTTTCGCCTCACCGCGCGCCGTGATGCGAAGGCGGCCAAAGCCTTTCTCAACAAGGCGATCGAGCGTGTCCGCCGGCATCGGCCCGTTACGATCTGTACCGACAAGGCACAGGCCTATCGGCGCGTCATCCGCGAGATCAACCACCGCTATGACCCGCATTTCGACAGCATCCGGCATATCGACCGGAAATGGCGTAACAACCGGATCGAAAGCGATCATGCGGCGATGAAGCGGCTGCTGGGATATCGGCAAAGCTTCCGCTCACTCCGAACGGCCAAGGCGACCCTCAGCGGTCTCGAGACGATCCGGACCATCAAACGCGGCCACATCCATGACAAACAACCTGGTGTCCTTGGCGAGATCGCGTTTATCGACGGCCTCTTCAGCGCCACCGCATGACATCGAGAGATGAAAGAGCTCGCGACTGTACTCATCCGATTAACGCAACAGTCCCGGTTGACAACCACGTTCGCATCTTTCAACCATGCGTTGAGGTCTATTTTGGAAAGTGCACAGGTCAGTGGCGGTCCTAGTTTCTAAATCCATAAGTAGCGATATCGGTGTCCCGTGAACGCTATTACCTACGCAATACTATTCGCAATGCCCCTATTCAGCGGCTCGGCATCCGCTCAGAACGAAGGCAGTCCATATACCCCTCAAAGAATCGCAGACTGCTCACAAATGATTCCAGAATCTAATAAAGTACGAATAGACTGGGATGAAATTGGCAGCCTAAAAGCGCTGGAAAGCTGCATTTATAGCGTGGCAGCTGATTTGTCTGACAAAGAAGCGCTTAACGATTTTCTCATAGAAAGCGGTTTCGATACCCTTCAGATAATGCTTGTTGATGTGGCAGTAATGAAGAATGGGTATAATCAAGATGGGCCAGGATGGCGTCTATCAGGAACACAACCTAGAACTAAAATTCAGATGAAGATGGGGCTCATAAATAGTTTTTTGGTTCATAGCCTGTCGGTAGGGATAATTCTAGATGAGAACCAGACCCCGATCAAAGTGAGCGCAACATTCACTAGAACTTAAGGAGTAAAATACGAATGCCGAAAATTATGCTTGCAGGCAACTACATTTCGGGCTCTTCGGCGTACCCTGGCGAAAGTGAGTGGGGGGCATCTGGCTTTAGTTTTAGTCGATGGATCAAGTCAGCTTGAGATAGAAGTACAAGCTCCAAATATCGCCACTATTGGCTTTGGGGGTGATTTTCAATATCCGGAGATCCGAGATCACCTTACTAACACCCCAAATATCGATGAAGAGGATGGGTAC encodes:
- the malQ gene encoding 4-alpha-glucanotransferase; its protein translation is MNSSDALDALAAFYGINPRFFDLSGAEHATSPETKRALLRANGVDVSSEASVSEALAAETARRADRWFPEEIVIESESEATLGFGLGAEWTLTETGADEPAAEGRADAAIVLPAVPSGIYELEARAGGRVEHVTVLAAPKRLPSVQGLTGCRRLWGISLALYGLQSDRNAGMGDFADLALAAETFGRLGAGFVGVNPVHSMGYLEFDTASPYSPSHRGFFNTAYIAPDRLPGLENSEAAQAALAEYQESFARYRSSETVPHGPLKRAQQKALEALFGIFREKTGGRAAQDFEVFRDLASPEIMRFARYEALSEDHGADWRTWPREIDTADADPERVDYHLWLQWAAERQLQRAQTGALDAGMPLGLYLDLAVGPRRDGAEAWCEQASIAEGVSVGAPPDHLNPEGQRWNLAAFAPALLRKHKYAPFRQILAATMRHAGVVRIDHVLGLYRSFWIPDDGSPGAYISQHFESLIAVIKIEAERNGTAVIGEDLGLVPDGFRDTMRDHGFYGYSVLQYEKAGDGRFRDPDSMSPQVLSCFSTHDTPTLRGYARGRDIDWWQKLGWVEAGVADDARDRRREDIEMLKEMGGDAPCGVVDPQDDADRLQNAVQSTLARSPAAMVCIQLDDVLGSVEAQNLPGTVEQHPNWQRRHGVPVDQLADHQGLASLAACMERNGRSANPPSTRNDEDDP
- the glgA gene encoding glycogen synthase GlgA produces the protein MNLLFVASECAPFVKTGGLADVIGSVPKALAADGVNVKVMLPGYPALAMHLASGEEVAAFGDLFGGPARIVAVKSAGLDLLLLDAPHLFDRPGNIYLDQNGRDWHDNHLRFGGLCHAAAHVAQQGVAGWRPDLVNAHDWQAGLVPAYLRQTGAPTPPVVMTIHNVAFQGIFPQDVLEVLRLDRRLFTPDGLEYYGQLGFLKAGLALSDAITTVSPSYARELLTPEFGMGLEGLLQARQGDLTGILNGIDTEVWNPENDPHLTSHYGGRALRGKAANKAEAQRRFNLDKGATGPLFCVVSRLTSQKGLDLLIECLPDLVSHDAQLAVLGTGEAWLQDAFKVAAAQFPGRVAIEIGYDEPLSHLLQAGCDAILIPSRFEPCGLTQLYALRYGTIPVVARTGGLADTVIDANEAALLAQCATGILFDPVTAPRLRQAIAQACTLFGNRDIWTGMMRRAMRHPVGWDLSAAAYMAVYRTLVPSA
- the glgX gene encoding glycogen debranching protein GlgX — its product is MSKFKLSSGTPNTLGAVHDADGVNFAVFSEHATKVELCLFSQDGRKETDRIALPDRSGPVWHGYLEGLPKGTVYGYRAHGTYAPEQGHRFNPNKLLLDPYTRELRGNWAHDDAVLGYDPEHSTRDLSFDTRDSAPHVAKSVVSDLSLFGAFRSGAHRHDLRDLIYEAHPKGLTMTNPGVPDVLRGTYDGIASDAIIEHLHRLGVGAIELLPVHAFVDDAFLVEQGLRNYWGYNSIGFFAPEPRYFGPSGWLGFRTMVDRFHDAGIEVILDVVYNHTAEGDQYGPTLCYRGLDNASYYRLINGQPRYYVNDTGTGNTLNVAHPYVLRMVLDSLRFWVECMGIDGFRFDLATTLGREDYGFDARGGFFDALRQDPVLSKVRLIAEPWDIGPGGYRVGDFPHEFLEWNDTFRDTVRRYWRNDDHSAQELGARLLGSADKFDRMGRRSWSSVNYIAAHDGFTAADIVRYNDRHNQANGENNQDGHNANYSDNCGVEGETDDPAINARRARRQRNMLATLFLSQGTPMLLAGDEFGNSQQGNNNAYSQDNETGWVNWDNMDEELLAFAQRLAAFRVAHPVLRQSRFLHGAARAEDGLPDVEWTDFSGGPVHWRDQGLSNFCLILRCSAEAPEYDCNDDAVFIAFNRGEKLLSVILPEAPAGRRWVREIDTSLQQFRELPDGERQKASVARRSVVAFVLSPAQEEAA
- a CDS encoding alpha-D-glucose phosphate-specific phosphoglucomutase; protein product: MTHDSATHGSVTTTPIEGQKPGTSGLRKKTRVFMQEHYLENFVQAIFEAIGGGSGKTFVLGGDGRYFNAQAIQTILKMAAANGVARVIVGQNGILSTPAASHLIRLNGTDGGFILSASHNPGGIDEDFGVKFNAANGGPAPEGLTAKMFEATTTLSEYRIARFDDVDLGTVGTTRQDGMTIEVVDPVEAYAALMETLFDFDAIRTLFAGGFTMCFDAMHAVTGPYARVILEDRLGAPSGTVVNGEPSEDFGGGHPDPNPIWARPLMDLMMSEDAPDLGAASDGDGDRNMIVGRQAYVTPSDSLALLAANATLAPGYKDGLAGVARSMPTSGAADRVAEKLGIDCYETPTGWKFFGNLLDAGKATLCGEESAGTGSDHVREKDGLWAVLLWLNILAARGQSVKEIVEDHWQTYGRNYYTRHDFEAVPTAEANALMEGIVARLGELVGQRFAGLEVTGADEFSYTDPVDGSVSDHQGLRIWFEGGGRAVLRLSGTGTEGATIRLYLERYRAPEEGTTEPAAEVLEPIRQAALALAGFQAHIGRIDPDVIT